The following proteins are encoded in a genomic region of Neovison vison isolate M4711 chromosome 12, ASM_NN_V1, whole genome shotgun sequence:
- the LOC122891362 gene encoding 60S ribosomal protein L22-like yields the protein MAPVEQFLQERIKVNGKAGNLGGGVVTIERSKSKITVTSEVPFSKRYLKYLTKKYLKKNNLRDWLRLVANSKESYELRYFQINQDDEEEEDED from the coding sequence ATGGCGCCCGTGGAGCAGTTTCTTCAGGAGAGAATCAAAGTGAATGGAAAAGCTGGAAATCTCGGTGGAGGGGTGGTAACCATTGAAAGGAGCAAAAGCAAGATCACTGTAACTTCCGAGGTGCCTTTTTCCAAAAGGTATTTGAAATATCTGACCAAAAAGTACTTGAAGAAGAATAACCTCCGCGACTGGCTGCGCTTGGTGGCCAATAGCAAGGAGAGCTACGAGCTGCGCTACTTCCAGATCAACCAGgacgacgaggaggaggaggacgaggattAG